One Rhinoderma darwinii isolate aRhiDar2 chromosome 6, aRhiDar2.hap1, whole genome shotgun sequence DNA window includes the following coding sequences:
- the LOC142656655 gene encoding protein spinster homolog 1-like has product MASRHEDVDVEKGLLAPPCEMDEDDGESPRAEDVHDRTGISYTRSIVIVVILFYINLLSYMDRLSVTGALPYLEKSFHLKDSGSGLLQAVFLCSFMLVAPVFGYLGDHWNRKYLLCIGITLWSASILGSSFIPDKYFWLFLLMRGLVGIGAASYSTIAPSIIADLFVADQRSRMLSIFWTAIPVGCGLGYIMGAKVTSALGGDWHWALRIIPGLGIIAVLLLIFFMKEPSRGAAEQKSYKHPNNNSWTTDVKALLKNPSFMLSMLGFTTVTFVSGSLSHWALSFYKRARVILYRSDPCQTAICQSDDSLIFGMITVITGIVGVGAGVEISKRFRKINPRADALVCACGMLGGAPFLLLALLLASFSLVASYIFISIGALLLALNFAIVDDILLSVMTPRRRSTAEALQIIVSHLLGDAWSPSLIGVLSDLIRRGKPESDLLMFNSLKYALMVCVFVSAIGGGLFLASALFLEKDRKRADMESEDGRKIVNFIVFHQDYDSIDCSTIIKDKTTGVELEFLKT; this is encoded by the exons ATGGCGTCTCGCCATGAGGACGTGGACGTGGAGAAAGGCCTTTTGGCTCCTCCATGTGAAATGGATGAAGACGATGGCGAAAGCCCCAGAGCAGAGGACGTACATGACCGTACAGGAATCTCCTACACACGATCCATCGTTATTGTAGTGATTCTGTTCTATATAAATCTGCTATCCTACATGGATCGGCTCAGTGTCACTG GGGCGctgccatatttagaaaaatcatttCATCTGAAAGACAGTGGATCTGGTTTGCTGCAAGCAG TCTTCCTCTGCAGCTTCATGTTGGTGGCTCCAGTATTTGGATATTTGGGTGATCACTGGAATAGAAAATATCTGCTCTGTATTGGGATCACCCTCTGGTCAGCCTCTATCCTTGGCAGCTCATTTATTCCTGATAAG TATTTCTGGCTGTTCCTGCTCATGCGAGGACTGGTTGGGATCGGTGCGGCAAGTTACTCCACCATTGCTCCCTCCATCATCGCCGACCTATTTGTAGCAGACCAGCGAAGCCGCATGTTGTCCATCTTTTGGACTGCTATCCCCGTAGGCTG TGGCCTTGGATACATCATGGGGGCCAAAGTGACAAGCGCTCTTGGTGGTGACTGGCACTGGGCACTGCGG ATCATTCCAGGTCTGGGGATTATAGCCGTCCTGCTTCTTATCTTCTTTATGAAGGAACCATCCAGAGGAGCCGCAGAACAAAAGAGCTATAAACACCCAAACAACAATTCTTGGACGACCGACGTGAAAGCTCTGCTGAAAAA CCCGAGCTTTATGCTCTCCATGCTGGGATTCACAACTGTGACATTTGTTTCCGGCTCCCTCTCCCACTGGGCTCTGTCCTTCTACAAGCGGGCCCGGGTCATCCTATACAGAAGTGATCCATGTCAGACTGCAATATGTCAATCTGATGAcag TCTGATTTTTGGCATGATCACTGTGATCACCGGAATCGTGGGAGTTGGAGCTGGCGTGGAGATAAGCAAGAGGTTCAGGAAAATCAACCCGCGGGCAGACGCATTAGTCTGTGCGTGCGGAATGCTGGGTGGCGCCCCTTTCCTGCTCTTGGCTTTGTTATTGGCAAGTTTCAGCCTTGTGGCCTCCTAT ATCTTCATCTCCATCGGGGCGTTATTGCTGGCACTGAATTTTGCCATTGTGGACGACATCCTGCTG AGTGTGATGACCCCCAGAAGACGATCCACAGCGGAGGCCCTACAAATAATTGTGTCCCACCTGCTGGGTGATGCATGGAGCCCCTCTCTGATCGGAGTG CTATCTGACCTCATCCGCAGAGGAAAGCCAGAATCCGACCTGCTGATGTTTAACAGCCTGAAATATGCCCTCATGGTCTGCGTATTCGTGAGCGCTATCGGAGGAGGATTGTTCTTGGCATCTGCCCTCTTTCTTGAGAAAGACCGAAAGAGGGCAGACATGGAGTCTGAAG ACGGTAGAAAGATAGTGAATTTTATAGTCTTTCACCAAGATTATGATTCGATAGATTGCTCCACAATTATCAAAGACAAAACCACTGGAGTAGAACTGGAGtttcttaaaacataa